Part of the Pirellulales bacterium genome is shown below.
GCGGCAATCAGTTGCTGCTGCAATCGGAAAACGGCATCCAACTTGTCAAGCTCACGCAAGATGGCGATCACTGGTCGCCGGCGCAGCGGTGGGATTCGAAGGCGCTGAAACTGACGCTGAACGATTACGTCGTGTACGACGGTTGCATTTACGGCTTTGATGACAACGTGTTTTGCTGCGTCGATTTGGAGACTGGCAAGCGGCATTGGAAGGGAGGCCGTTACGGCTCCGGCCAGGTGTTGTTGCTGCCCGATCAACCGCTGCTGGTGGTGACGTCCGAAACGGGCGAGGTCATTTTGGTTTCGCCCAATCGTGATAAACTGGACGAGGTGGCCCGGTTCCAGGCGATCGAAGGGAAAACGTGGAATCATCCCACCATTGCTGAGGGGAAACTTTTCGTCCGGAACGGCGACGAAATGGCCTGTTACGAACTTCCGCTTGCGGCGCAGACGGCATCGGCACCGTGAAGCGAGCCGCTGGTTATGGTAAAGTAATGCCCGGGGATGCCTCGTGTTCACGGTTCCTCGTTTGCATAGAAGCCATTTCCATGCCCACGGCACTCACAATTCAGCGGTTGCTGCAGAAGATGAAGGAATCGCAAGCTTCCGACCTGCACATCAAGGTTGGATCGGCGCCCATTTTTCGCATCGCATCCAAGCTGTTGCACGTCGATGCCGCCGTCCTCACGCCCGACGATACGCAGCAGTTGCTGTGGCCGCTGGTGCCGGAAAAACTGCGCAGCCGAGTCGAAACGGCGGGCGGAGTCGATTTTTCTTTCCACTTGGAAGCCGGCGAGCGATTCCGCTGCAGCGTGTTTCACTCCGGCGGCGCGCTGCATGCGGCCATTCGCCGTGTGAATCCGCAAGTGCCCAGTTTTGAGGAACTGCGTTTGCCGAAAGTGTACGAACAGTTCACGACTGATGCGCACGACGGTCTGATCATTATTTGCGGCGTCACCGGCAGCGGTAAATCGTCAACGCTGGCCGCCATGTT
Proteins encoded:
- a CDS encoding PQQ-binding-like beta-propeller repeat protein, whose product is DDLVIVFAGGDHGKGLLAYRASNGERAWTYAAGKDGYSSPQLASIGGQTQLLMHSSAGLIALDPATGKLLWQRPSASAAFVPIKQPQEVGGNQLLLQSENGIQLVKLTQDGDHWSPAQRWDSKALKLTLNDYVVYDGCIYGFDDNVFCCVDLETGKRHWKGGRYGSGQVLLLPDQPLLVVTSETGEVILVSPNRDKLDEVARFQAIEGKTWNHPTIAEGKLFVRNGDEMACYELPLAAQTASAP